One window of Chlamydia sp. 04-14 genomic DNA carries:
- a CDS encoding phosphatidylserine decarboxylase produces the protein MKKLQYIDRLTNQRVTESVCYEKTMTFLYTSRLGKWVSTLLSRSPFLSRLYGWIQKRSWTRKKIPGFIKRNHICAKEFKKSLSEFTSFNDFFTRELRPEARPIAQGKNICVTPVDGAYLIYPNVSEFGEFVVKSKRFSLSKLLGDPKLVEKYASGSVVFARLALFDYHRFHFPVDCLAGSTHNINGYLFSVHPMALKDNFNIFCENKRTLTELKTEAFGDVLYLEVGALNVGSIIQTYTPGEKYSKGDEKGFFEIGGSTVIVLFEPGVVRFDADLLKNSRMGLETRCLMGQSLGCSLRE, from the coding sequence GTGAAGAAACTGCAATATATTGATCGCTTAACTAATCAAAGAGTGACAGAATCTGTGTGTTATGAAAAGACTATGACGTTTCTATACACTTCTAGATTAGGGAAATGGGTATCTACGCTATTGTCGAGGTCTCCATTTTTGTCGCGTCTTTATGGTTGGATTCAAAAACGTTCTTGGACACGTAAAAAGATTCCAGGATTTATAAAAAGAAATCATATCTGCGCAAAAGAATTCAAAAAATCTCTTTCAGAATTCACTTCTTTCAATGATTTTTTTACTAGAGAGTTGCGTCCAGAAGCACGGCCCATTGCCCAAGGAAAGAATATTTGCGTGACACCTGTTGATGGGGCGTATCTTATTTATCCAAACGTATCCGAATTTGGAGAATTTGTTGTTAAATCCAAACGGTTCTCTCTTTCAAAACTTTTAGGTGATCCCAAGCTTGTTGAGAAGTACGCATCTGGTAGCGTGGTCTTTGCTCGGTTAGCTCTTTTCGACTATCATCGTTTTCATTTCCCTGTAGATTGTTTGGCCGGATCAACGCATAACATCAATGGTTATTTATTTTCTGTACATCCGATGGCATTGAAGGATAATTTTAATATTTTTTGTGAGAACAAACGTACGCTAACAGAGCTCAAAACAGAGGCTTTTGGGGATGTGCTCTATTTGGAAGTAGGGGCATTGAATGTCGGTTCTATTATTCAAACCTACACACCCGGGGAAAAGTATTCTAAGGGTGATGAGAAGGGGTTTTTTGAAATTGGAGGCTCCACTGTTATTGTGTTGTTTGAGCCAGGAGTTGTTCGGTTTGATGCCGATTTATTGAAGAACTCAAGAATGGGATTAGAAACACGTTGCCTTATGGGGCAATCTTTAGGATGTTCTTTGAGAGAATAA
- a CDS encoding tetratricopeptide repeat protein: protein MWLVILWTLVASLTIGLVFKVYCHISRFRRYAAQVIREVHLSMELKEWSVAEQKLLPILKKRCYRRQCLFDYMRILRGMNRFDEVEKLLAEARKLNLRGPQFFLEIAYKAYRHGAYKECCQAFSLISNDMFEEQDAAKYASALVNLGHLDAACSIIEPWISPLSHQETYITVGDIYFTSKRYQDAIEFYNRAYALGPCPLKVTYNLAHSSRICGNYVEAGKLFRKLLSEPNYREESLFNIGLCEQKQGQSKKALLIYQSSDLWSRGDALLMRHAALAAMDQNDYPLAEYCWNLAFQCGTYAEDWQCGLGYGFSLCCLKKYSDAEKMYLKVIQKFPDCPTACKALAWLSGVGYASIVTAEAGLEYAKKALQLNHSSETLELLSACEARAGNFDAAYEIQAFLSAQDVSLQQKKRRSQIMRNLRQKLPLNHQHIVEVDTLLAA from the coding sequence ATGTGGCTAGTCATCCTATGGACTTTAGTTGCAAGTTTGACAATAGGTTTAGTGTTTAAAGTCTATTGTCACATTTCCCGTTTCCGTCGTTATGCGGCGCAGGTTATTCGAGAAGTTCATCTGAGCATGGAACTGAAAGAATGGTCTGTTGCTGAACAGAAGCTCCTACCTATCTTAAAAAAACGTTGTTATCGTCGTCAGTGTTTATTCGATTACATGCGTATTCTTCGAGGGATGAATCGTTTTGACGAGGTGGAAAAGCTATTGGCTGAGGCACGAAAATTAAATTTACGGGGACCTCAATTTTTTCTAGAGATTGCTTATAAAGCTTATCGTCATGGAGCATATAAAGAATGTTGCCAAGCTTTTTCCTTAATTTCGAACGATATGTTTGAGGAGCAAGATGCTGCGAAGTATGCATCTGCTTTGGTGAATTTAGGACATTTAGATGCTGCCTGTAGCATTATTGAGCCCTGGATTTCTCCTCTATCCCATCAAGAAACCTACATTACTGTTGGGGATATTTATTTCACTTCGAAGCGTTATCAAGATGCTATAGAGTTTTACAATCGCGCATATGCCTTAGGCCCCTGTCCTTTGAAAGTTACCTATAATTTAGCACATTCTTCCCGTATTTGCGGTAATTATGTTGAGGCAGGAAAGCTGTTTCGCAAATTGTTATCTGAACCCAATTATCGAGAAGAGTCTTTATTTAACATCGGTTTGTGTGAACAAAAACAAGGGCAATCGAAAAAAGCGTTACTTATTTATCAAAGTAGCGATTTATGGTCTCGAGGAGATGCTTTGTTAATGAGACACGCAGCTTTGGCAGCTATGGATCAAAATGACTATCCTTTAGCTGAATATTGCTGGAATTTAGCATTTCAATGCGGCACATATGCTGAGGATTGGCAATGTGGCCTAGGTTATGGATTTAGTTTATGTTGCCTAAAGAAATATTCTGATGCTGAAAAGATGTATCTAAAAGTAATTCAAAAATTCCCTGATTGTCCTACAGCATGCAAAGCGTTAGCTTGGCTTTCAGGAGTAGGATACGCATCAATAGTAACAGCAGAGGCTGGTTTAGAGTATGCAAAGAAAGCTCTCCAATTAAACCATTCCTCAGAAACTTTAGAGCTATTAAGTGCCTGCGAAGCTCGCGCAGGAAATTTCGACGCTGCTTATGAAATACAAGCATTTCTATCAGCTCAAGATGTTTCTTTGCAGCAAAAGAAGCGCCGTTCGCAAATTATGCGTAATTTACGCCAGAAACTACCTTTGAATCATCAGCATATTGTGGAAGTAGATACACTGCTTGCTGCTTAA
- the secA gene encoding preprotein translocase subunit SecA → MLDFLKRFFGSSQERTLKKFQKLVDKVNLYDEILASLSDEELRNKTVELKKRYQEGESLDDMLPEAYAVVKNVCRRLTGTPVEVSGYHQNWDMVPYDVQVLGAIAMHKGFITEMQTGEGKTLTAVMPLYLNALTGKPVHLVTVNDYLAQRDCEWVGSILRWLGLTTGVLISGSPSEKRKEIYRCDVVYGTASEFGFDYLRDNSIATSVDEQVGRGFYFAIIDEVDSILIDEARTPLIISGPGEKHNPVYFELKDKVAGLVQLQRELCNQLALDARRGLELFLDMDILPKDKKVIEGISEFCRSLWLVSKGMPLNRVLRRVREHPDLRAMIDKWDTYYHAEQNKEESIEKLSQLYIIVDEHNNDFELTDRGMQQWVDKAGGSAEDFVMMDMGHEYALIDGDESLSPTDKINRKIAVSEEDTQRKARAHGLRQLLRAQLLMERDVDYIVRDDQIVIIDEHTGRPQPGRRFSEGLHQAIEAKEHVTIRKESQTFATVTLQNFFRLYEKLAGMTGTAITESKEFKEIYNLYVLQVPTFKTCLRVDHNDEFYMTEREKYHAIVNEIARIHKDGNPILIGTESVEVSEKLSRILKQNRIEHTVLNAKNHAQEAEIIAAAGKLGAVTVATNMAGRGTDIKLDQEAVVVGGLHVIGTSRHQSRRIDRQLRGRCARLGDPGAAKFFLSFEDRLMRLFASPKLNALIRHFRPPEGEAMSDPMFNKLIETAQKRVEARNYTIRKHTLEYDDVMNKQRQTIYAFRNEVIRSEDIFTLAKESIYHVSLMIASLITSRNHPTGHSLPTLEEWMNYSFPLKLNLEELRKLNTLDAIAEKVADDLIEVFQNKFSSMVEEITTAAGDDVDANGICKDIIRSVMIMHIDEQWKIHLVDMDLLRSEVGLRTVGQKDPLIEFKHESFLLFESLVRDIRIAIVKHLFRLELTMTREQRPQNVIPVVATSFQNDENFGPMELTVISDSDDE, encoded by the coding sequence ATGTTAGATTTTCTTAAACGTTTCTTTGGATCTTCTCAAGAGCGTACCTTAAAAAAATTTCAAAAACTTGTGGATAAGGTAAATCTCTATGATGAGATTCTTGCTTCTTTGTCTGATGAGGAGTTGCGTAATAAAACAGTAGAGTTAAAAAAGCGCTATCAGGAAGGCGAATCTTTAGATGATATGCTCCCTGAAGCCTATGCCGTTGTTAAAAACGTATGTAGACGTTTGACAGGAACTCCTGTAGAAGTTTCCGGTTATCATCAAAATTGGGACATGGTTCCTTATGATGTTCAGGTTCTTGGTGCTATAGCTATGCACAAGGGCTTTATTACTGAGATGCAGACAGGGGAAGGAAAAACTCTTACCGCAGTTATGCCTCTGTATTTAAATGCTTTAACAGGGAAGCCTGTGCATTTGGTTACAGTTAACGATTATCTTGCTCAAAGAGATTGTGAATGGGTGGGCTCCATATTGCGTTGGTTGGGTCTAACTACCGGAGTGTTGATATCCGGATCTCCTTCAGAAAAACGAAAGGAAATCTATCGTTGTGATGTTGTCTATGGTACAGCCTCAGAGTTTGGATTTGATTATCTCAGAGATAATTCTATAGCAACTTCTGTTGATGAGCAGGTAGGGCGTGGATTCTATTTCGCCATTATTGATGAAGTGGATTCTATTCTAATTGATGAAGCAAGAACCCCTTTAATTATTTCTGGGCCTGGAGAAAAGCATAATCCTGTTTATTTTGAGCTTAAAGATAAAGTTGCTGGATTAGTGCAACTGCAGAGAGAACTATGTAATCAATTAGCTCTTGATGCTAGACGAGGATTAGAACTCTTCTTAGATATGGATATCCTCCCTAAGGATAAAAAAGTTATCGAAGGTATTTCTGAATTTTGCCGTAGTTTATGGCTAGTTAGTAAGGGTATGCCTTTAAATCGTGTTTTGCGTAGAGTACGCGAACACCCTGATTTGCGAGCTATGATTGATAAGTGGGATACTTATTATCATGCTGAACAAAATAAAGAAGAGAGTATTGAGAAACTATCTCAACTTTATATCATTGTTGATGAGCACAATAATGATTTCGAATTGACAGATCGCGGTATGCAACAATGGGTTGATAAGGCCGGAGGTTCTGCCGAAGATTTCGTCATGATGGATATGGGACACGAATACGCTCTCATAGATGGCGATGAATCTCTCTCTCCAACAGATAAAATTAATAGAAAAATAGCCGTTTCTGAAGAAGATACTCAAAGAAAAGCTCGAGCTCATGGTTTGCGACAGCTATTGAGAGCACAATTGCTGATGGAACGTGATGTGGACTATATTGTCCGTGATGATCAAATTGTCATTATTGATGAACATACAGGTCGTCCACAACCAGGTCGTCGTTTTTCCGAAGGTCTTCATCAAGCAATAGAAGCAAAAGAACATGTAACTATTCGCAAGGAATCACAAACTTTTGCGACAGTAACTTTGCAGAATTTCTTCCGTCTTTATGAAAAACTTGCAGGTATGACTGGGACCGCAATTACTGAGTCCAAAGAATTTAAAGAGATTTATAATCTCTATGTTCTGCAAGTACCTACATTTAAAACATGTTTACGCGTAGATCATAATGATGAATTTTATATGACAGAGCGTGAAAAGTATCACGCGATCGTTAATGAAATTGCTCGTATACATAAAGACGGGAATCCTATTCTCATAGGGACAGAATCTGTTGAGGTCTCTGAGAAGCTTTCTCGTATTTTGAAACAAAATCGTATAGAACATACTGTCTTAAATGCGAAAAATCATGCTCAAGAAGCTGAGATTATTGCAGCAGCAGGGAAGCTAGGTGCTGTTACTGTCGCTACAAATATGGCAGGTCGTGGTACGGATATAAAACTAGATCAGGAAGCTGTAGTTGTTGGTGGTCTTCATGTTATTGGTACAAGTCGCCATCAATCTCGACGTATTGATAGACAATTACGTGGACGTTGCGCACGTTTAGGAGATCCTGGTGCTGCTAAGTTCTTCTTATCTTTTGAAGATCGTTTAATGCGTTTATTTGCTTCGCCAAAATTAAATGCATTGATTCGGCATTTCCGTCCTCCTGAAGGAGAGGCGATGTCAGATCCTATGTTTAACAAGCTAATTGAGACTGCTCAAAAGCGTGTTGAAGCAAGAAACTATACGATTCGAAAACATACTCTTGAGTATGACGATGTTATGAATAAGCAAAGACAGACTATCTATGCTTTTCGTAATGAGGTTATACGTTCCGAGGACATCTTTACTTTAGCTAAGGAATCGATATACCATGTCTCGTTGATGATAGCTTCATTGATCACGAGTCGTAATCATCCCACAGGTCACTCTCTTCCTACTTTAGAAGAATGGATGAATTACTCCTTCCCTCTAAAGTTAAATCTTGAGGAATTACGCAAATTAAATACTTTAGACGCTATTGCAGAAAAAGTAGCAGACGACTTGATAGAAGTTTTCCAGAATAAGTTTTCATCTATGGTAGAAGAAATCACTACAGCTGCTGGAGATGACGTTGATGCTAACGGTATCTGTAAGGATATTATACGTTCAGTAATGATTATGCATATCGATGAACAATGGAAAATTCATCTTGTGGATATGGATTTACTCCGTAGTGAAGTAGGTTTACGTACTGTTGGTCAGAAAGATCCTTTAATTGAATTCAAACACGAATCATTCTTACTATTTGAAAGTCTTGTCCGAGATATTCGTATTGCTATTGTGAAACATTTGTTCCGTCTAGAGTTAACTATGACTAGAGAACAGCGGCCTCAAAATGTTATTCCCGTTGTTGCTACGTCATTCCAAAATGATGAGAACTTTGGTCCTATGGAATTAACTGTTATTAGTGATTCTGACGACGAATAA
- the der gene encoding ribosome biogenesis GTPase Der — MLRIAILGRPNVGKSSLFNRMCKRSLAIVNSQEGTTRDRLYGEIRGWSIPVQVIDTGGVDKDSEDHFQKHIYKQALAGANEADILLLVVDIRCGITEQDAELAKMLLPLKKPLILVANKADTFKDEHRIHELYKIGISEILTVSASHDKHIDKLLERIKTLGNVPELVEEFSEEEIEEETPSSIEMLSEESLSDYEEEEIPFPTASTTDKPLKIALIGRPNVGKSSIINGLLNEERCIIDNIPGTTRDNVDILYSHNDRSYLFIDTAGLRKMKSVKNSIEWISSSRTEKAIARADVCLLVIDAMHHLSSYDKRILSLISKHKKPHIILVNKWDLIEGVRMEHYIRDLRATDVYIGQSRILCISAATKRNLRHIFSSIDELYETVSSKVPTPVVNKTLASALQKHHPQVINGRRLRVYYAIHKTATPFQFLLFINAKSLLTKHYECYLKNTLKSSFNLYGIPFDLEFKEKTKRTN, encoded by the coding sequence ATGCTACGGATTGCTATCTTAGGAAGACCCAACGTTGGGAAATCTTCTCTTTTCAATCGCATGTGCAAACGATCTTTGGCTATTGTCAACTCCCAAGAAGGGACTACACGAGATCGCCTATATGGAGAGATACGTGGATGGAGCATCCCTGTACAAGTAATCGATACTGGGGGAGTTGATAAAGATTCCGAAGACCACTTCCAAAAGCACATCTACAAGCAAGCGTTAGCGGGCGCTAATGAAGCGGATATTTTACTTCTTGTTGTTGATATTCGCTGTGGAATTACAGAGCAAGATGCTGAGCTTGCTAAAATGCTGCTTCCTTTAAAAAAACCTCTCATTCTTGTTGCGAATAAGGCAGATACTTTTAAAGACGAACATCGCATTCATGAGTTATATAAAATAGGAATCTCTGAGATTCTTACTGTATCAGCAAGTCACGATAAACATATTGATAAACTTTTAGAGAGAATTAAAACTCTTGGTAATGTTCCCGAACTTGTAGAAGAGTTTTCAGAGGAAGAGATCGAAGAGGAAACACCTTCTTCAATTGAGATGTTATCCGAAGAATCTCTATCAGATTACGAAGAAGAAGAAATTCCTTTCCCCACAGCATCAACAACAGATAAACCTTTAAAAATTGCTCTCATTGGTCGTCCTAACGTAGGCAAATCTTCCATCATTAATGGATTATTAAATGAAGAGCGTTGCATCATCGACAATATACCGGGAACGACTCGCGATAACGTCGACATTCTATATTCTCATAACGATCGTTCGTACCTATTCATAGATACTGCCGGTCTGAGAAAAATGAAAAGTGTAAAAAACTCTATAGAATGGATATCTTCCTCTAGAACAGAAAAGGCTATAGCACGCGCAGACGTTTGCTTACTGGTTATCGATGCCATGCATCATCTATCTTCTTACGATAAACGTATTCTCTCTTTGATATCCAAACACAAGAAACCCCATATCATCCTTGTTAACAAATGGGATTTGATTGAAGGCGTGCGTATGGAGCACTACATTCGTGATTTACGCGCTACTGATGTTTATATCGGTCAATCTAGGATTCTTTGCATATCTGCAGCAACAAAACGTAATCTACGGCATATCTTTTCATCTATCGATGAACTTTACGAAACAGTATCTAGCAAAGTTCCTACACCTGTTGTTAATAAAACACTCGCCTCGGCACTACAAAAGCATCACCCTCAAGTAATTAATGGAAGAAGATTGCGTGTTTATTATGCCATTCATAAAACAGCTACACCTTTCCAATTCTTATTATTTATTAACGCGAAATCATTACTAACTAAACATTATGAGTGTTATTTAAAAAATACTTTAAAATCATCTTTTAATTTATACGGGATACCTTTTGATTTAGAATTCAAAGAAAAAACGAAAAGAACAAATTAA